The following coding sequences are from one Scomber japonicus isolate fScoJap1 chromosome 3, fScoJap1.pri, whole genome shotgun sequence window:
- the LOC128355037 gene encoding protein transport protein Sec61 subunit alpha-like 1 gives MGIKFLEVIKPFCAVLPEIQKPERKIQFREKVLWTAITLFIFLVCCQIPLFGIMSSDSADPFYWMRVILASNRGTLMELGISPIVTSGLIMQLLAGAKIIEVGDTPKDRALFNGAQKLFGMIITIGQAIVYVMTGMYGDPSEMGAGICLLIIIQLFVAGLIVLLLDELLQKGYGLGSGISLFIATNICETIVWKAFSPTTVNTGRGTEFEGAIIALFHLLATRTDKVRALREAFYRQNLPNLMNLIATVFVFAVVIYFQGFRVDLPIKSARYRGQYNTYPIKLFYTSNIPIILQSALVSNLYVISQMLSTRFSGNFLVNLLGTWSDTTSGGPARAYPVGGLCYYLSPPESFGSVLDDPVHAVIYIVFMLGSCAFFSKTWIEVSGSSAKDVAKQLKEQQMVMRGHRETSMVHELNRYIPTAAAFGGLCIGGLSVMADFLGAIGSGTGILLAVTIIYQYFEIFVKEQSEVGSMGALLF, from the exons ATGGGGA ttaaaTTTTTGGAAGTCATCAAGCCATTCTGTGCAGTCCTGCCAGAAATTcagaaaccagaaagaaag ATTCAGTTTAGGGAAAAAGTACTATGGACCGCCATCACATTATTCATCTTTCTGGTGTGCTGCCAG ATTCCACTCTTTGGTATCATGTCGTCAGATTCAGCAGATCCTTTCTACTGGATGAGAGTAATCCTGGCTTCCAACAGAG GTACTTTGATGGAGCTGGGTATCTCACCCATTGTCACCTCAGGCCTCATCATGCAGCTGCTAGCTGGTGCCAAGATCATTGAGGTGGGAGACACTCCCAAGGACAGAGCTCTCTTCAATGGAGCTCAGAAAT tGTTTGGAATGATCATCACCATTGGACAGGCCATTGTATATGTTATGACTGGCATGTATGGAGACCCTTCAGAGATGGGTGCTGGGATATGCTTGCTCATCATCATCCAG ctcttCGTTGCAGGTCTGATTGTCTTGCTGCTGGACGAGCTGCTCCAGAAGGGCTACGGTCTGGGCTCTGGTATCTCTCTCTTCATCGCCACCAACATCTGTGAGACCATTGTCTGGAAAGCCTTCAGCCCCACCACCGTCAACACCGGCAGAG GTACTGAATTTGAAGGGGCTATCATCGCTCTCTTTCATCTGCTGGCCACCCGCACGGACAAGGTGCGCGCCCTGAGAGAAGCCTTCTACAGACAGAACCTGCCCAACCTCATGAACCTCATTGCCACCGTCTTTGTGTTTGCAGTGGTCATATACTTCCAG GGCTTCAGGGTGGATCTGCCTATCAAGTCAGCACGCTACCGTGGTCAATACAACACCTACCCCATCAAACTGTTCTACACCTCCAACATCCCCATCATCCTTCAGTCCGCCCTGGTCTCCAATCTCTACGTCATTTCTCAGATGCTTTCAACACGTTTCAGCGGCAACTTCCTGGTCAATCTCCTGGGAACCTGGTCT GACACCACAAGCGGTGGACCAGCTCGGGCGTACCCAGTGGGCGGTCTCTGCTACTACCTTTCTCCTCCAGAGTCGTTTGGTTCGGTCCTGGATGACCCAGTTCATGCTGTGATCTACATTGTCTTCATGCTCGGCTCCTGCGCCTTCTTCTCCAAGACCTGGATTGAGGTCTCAGGATCCTCTGCCAAAGAT GTGGCAAAGCAGCTGAAGGAGCAGCAGATGGTAATGAGGGGACACAGAGAGACCTCTATGGTGCATGAGCTTAACAG GTACATCCCCACAGCTGCTGCCTTTGGTGGCCTCTGTATAGGAGGATTGTCTGTCATGGCTGACTTCCTGGGAGCCATTGGTTCGGGCACGGGAATCCTCTTGGCTGTGACCATCATCTACCAGTACTTTGAGATCTTTGTAAAGGAGCAGAGTGAAGTGGGCAGCATGGGAGCATTActcttctaa
- the chchd4a gene encoding mitochondrial intermembrane space import and assembly protein 40 — protein sequence MSYCRQEGKDRIIFVTKEDHETPSNAELIADDPNDPYEEQGLILPNGDINWNCPCLGGMASGPCGSQFKEAFSCFHYSKEEVKGSECIDNFRNMQECMQRYPELYPQEEEKESSPQAESNTGSDSAAPVEGSALSPETDSTPAALTVSPDSMSSTDSQSTS from the exons ATGTCGTACTGCAGGCAAGAGG GCAAAGATCGCATTATCTTTGTGACCAAAGAAGACCATGAGACACCCAGCAACGCGGAGCTGATCGCAGATGATCCCAACGATCCTTATGAAGAACAAG GTCTGATTCTACCTAATGGAGACATCAACTGGAACTGCCCATGTCTTGGCGGCATGGCCAGCGGCCCGTGCGGCTCTCAGTTCAAGGAGGCCTTTTCCTGCTTCCACTACAGCAAAGAAGAGGTGAAGGGCTCCGAGTGCATCGACAACTTCCGTAACATGCAAGAGTGCATGCAGAGGTACCCTGAGCTCTATCctcaggaggaagagaaagaaagctcCCCCCAGGCAGAGTCCAACACTGGTTCTGACTCTGCCGCCCCAGTCGAGGGCTCTGCCTTATCCCCAGAAACTGACTCTACTCCAGCTGCTTTGACCGTCTCACCTGACAGCATGTCGTCTACAGACAGCCAGTCCACCAGCTAA